The Catellatospora citrea DNA segment ACGGTGCCGAGCAACGCGCTGGAGCGCATGCTCTTCCTGGAGGCCGACCGCATGCGCGGGCCGCGGCTGACCGAGGAGAACCTCAAGAACCAGATCGACGTGGTCAAGGAGGAGATCCGGGTCAACGTGCTGAACCGCCCGTACGGCGGTTTCCCGTGGCTCAAGCTCCCGCCGGTCATGTTCGACACGTTCCCGAACGCGCACGACGGCTACGGCTCCTTCAGCGACCTGGAGGCGGCCACCGTCCCCGACGCCGCCGAGTTCTTCGACAAGTACTACGCCTGCGGCAACGCGACGCTCAGCGTCTCCGGCGACTTCGCGTCCGCGCACGCCCGGATGCTGATCGAGCGCCACTTCAGCGACGTGCCGGCCCGCCCGGCACCGTCGCGGGCCGACTTCGCCGAGCCCGACCTGACCGCCGAGCGGCGCGAGTCCTACGTGGACAAGCTCGCCCCGCTGCCCGCGGTCGCCTCGGCGTGGCGGGTCCCGGACCCGATCACCGACTTCGCCGGCTACCTGCCGTACGTGGTGCTGGCCGAGGTGCTCACCGACGGCGACGCGTCGCGGCTGGTCGAGCGCCTGGTGCTGAAGGACCGCAGCGTCACCAGCGTCGGCGGCTACCTGGGCTTCATGGGTGAGCCGTTCGAGGTGCGCGACCCCACGGCGCTGCTGCTGCAGTCGCACCTGCCGCCCGGCGGCAGCGTGGACAAGGTGCTGGTCACCATCGACGAGGAGCTGGACCGGCTGGCCACCGACGGGCTGACCGCGGGCGAGCTGGCCCGCACCCAGGCCCGGATGGCCACCCACCTGCTCCGCGAGACCGACGCGGTGCTGGGCCGCGCGCTGCGGATGGCCGTGCTGGAGCTGCAGCGGGGCAACCCGGGGCTGCTCAACGACCTGCCGCACTCGATCGCGGAGGTGACCGAGGAGCAGGTCCGGGCCGCCGCGGCCGCCCTGCGCCCGAACCGCCGGGCGTCCATCGAGGTCGTGCCCGGAGGCAACCAGTGAGCGAGCGTACCGGTGGG contains these protein-coding regions:
- a CDS encoding M16 family metallopeptidase, with the protein product MSTETSIQIPRTAYEVERFTLPNGLRVVLSPDRSAPVIGVAVVYDVGIRSEPQGRTGFAHLFEHLMFQGSANLEKLAHFRHVQGAGGTFNGSTHLDYTDYFETVPSNALERMLFLEADRMRGPRLTEENLKNQIDVVKEEIRVNVLNRPYGGFPWLKLPPVMFDTFPNAHDGYGSFSDLEAATVPDAAEFFDKYYACGNATLSVSGDFASAHARMLIERHFSDVPARPAPSRADFAEPDLTAERRESYVDKLAPLPAVASAWRVPDPITDFAGYLPYVVLAEVLTDGDASRLVERLVLKDRSVTSVGGYLGFMGEPFEVRDPTALLLQSHLPPGGSVDKVLVTIDEELDRLATDGLTAGELARTQARMATHLLRETDAVLGRALRMAVLELQRGNPGLLNDLPHSIAEVTEEQVRAAAAALRPNRRASIEVVPGGNQ